A genomic window from Streptomyces sp. WMMC940 includes:
- a CDS encoding glycoside hydrolase family 18 protein produces the protein MGTSTHRHRASGRTRTIGAVVAAALVGGAAFAFSGTAQAAAVGATYTRTSSWAGGYTGQYVITNDTGEARSGWTLEFDLPAGTRIGSLWNGDHTVSGRHVTVKPASWNKRLAPGASVTVGFVTSASGEAGDPSGCLIDEVACSPDAGVPPTPGGRPTGQPTPSPTATGTTEPPAPTATAPQSPTVTPTATVTATPPTGGSGGRFAPYIDTSLFPAYDMLDTAARTGVKDFTLAFVTAGGGCTPLWGGVTDLANDRVAAQITALRAEGGDVRVSFGGAAGRELALNCTSPGDLAAAYGKVVDRYGLTKVDFDIEGAALPDAAANTRRSQAIAQLQKKHPGLDVSFTLPVMPEGLTQPGVDLLADARRNGVRIDAVNIMAMDYGPAYSGDMGTYAIQAATATQAQIKGVLGLSDAAAWKTVAVTPMIGVNDVTTEIFTVDDATQLVGFARSKGIGWLAMWSSTRDRQCPGGVKNSADATCSSILQEPLAFTKAFAAYE, from the coding sequence ATGGGCACCAGCACGCACCGGCACAGGGCGAGCGGCAGAACGAGGACGATCGGTGCGGTCGTGGCCGCCGCGCTCGTCGGCGGTGCGGCGTTCGCGTTCTCCGGGACGGCGCAGGCGGCCGCGGTGGGCGCCACGTACACCAGGACCAGCTCCTGGGCCGGCGGCTACACCGGGCAGTACGTCATCACCAACGACACCGGCGAGGCCCGGTCCGGCTGGACGCTCGAGTTCGACCTTCCCGCCGGCACGCGCATCGGCTCCCTCTGGAACGGCGACCACACCGTCAGCGGACGGCACGTCACCGTGAAGCCGGCGAGCTGGAACAAGCGGCTCGCGCCGGGCGCGTCCGTCACCGTCGGCTTCGTCACCTCCGCGAGCGGCGAGGCGGGCGACCCGTCCGGCTGCCTCATCGACGAAGTGGCCTGTTCGCCCGACGCGGGCGTCCCGCCCACGCCCGGCGGGCGGCCGACCGGGCAACCCACGCCGTCCCCCACGGCGACCGGCACGACGGAGCCTCCGGCCCCCACCGCGACGGCCCCGCAGTCGCCCACCGTCACACCGACGGCCACGGTCACCGCCACGCCCCCGACCGGCGGCAGCGGAGGGAGGTTCGCCCCCTACATCGACACGTCCCTGTTCCCGGCGTACGACATGCTCGACACGGCGGCCAGGACCGGGGTGAAGGACTTCACGCTCGCCTTCGTGACCGCCGGTGGCGGCTGCACCCCGCTGTGGGGCGGCGTCACCGACCTCGCGAACGACAGGGTCGCGGCCCAGATCACCGCGCTGCGCGCCGAGGGCGGCGACGTCCGGGTCTCCTTCGGCGGCGCGGCCGGCCGTGAGCTCGCCCTCAACTGCACGTCCCCCGGCGACCTCGCGGCGGCGTACGGCAAGGTCGTGGACCGGTACGGTCTCACCAAGGTCGACTTCGACATCGAGGGTGCCGCGCTGCCCGACGCGGCCGCCAACACCCGCCGGTCGCAGGCCATCGCCCAGCTCCAGAAGAAGCACCCGGGGCTGGACGTCTCCTTCACCCTCCCCGTCATGCCCGAGGGGCTCACCCAGCCCGGGGTCGACCTGCTCGCCGACGCCAGGAGGAACGGCGTGCGGATCGACGCGGTCAACATCATGGCGATGGACTACGGGCCCGCCTACAGCGGCGACATGGGCACCTACGCGATCCAGGCGGCCACCGCCACCCAGGCGCAGATCAAGGGCGTCCTCGGTCTCTCCGACGCCGCCGCGTGGAAGACCGTCGCGGTCACCCCGATGATCGGGGTCAACGACGTCACCACCGAGATCTTCACGGTCGACGACGCGACGCAGCTGGTCGGCTTCGCGCGGTCGAAGGGGATCGGGTGGCTGGCCATGTGGTCCTCGACCCGCGACAGGCAGTGCCCGGGCGGGGTGAAGAACTCCGCCGACGCGACCTGCAGTTCGATCCTCCAGGAGCCGCTGGCGTTCACGAAGGCGTTCGCCGCCTACGAGTAG
- a CDS encoding glycoside hydrolase family 1 protein, with translation MSVSFPPGFLWGTATAAYQIEGAAREGGRTPSIWDTFSHTPGKVENGDTGDVAVDHFHRRADDVRLMSGMGVNAYRFSVSWPRVQPTGRGPAVQRGLDFYRALVDDLLDHGITPVLTLYHWDLPQELETAGGWPERDTAHRFADYARIVADALGDRVERWTTLNEPWCSAFLGYASGVHAPGRTDPVASLRAAHHLNLGHGLAAQALRTALPARGQVSVSINPSAVRARSDTEADLDARRRIDALANRVFTDPLLHGAYPADLLVDTERLTDWSFVHGDDLAVIRHPLDSLGINYYSPSVVSGATDSDVPPERNDGHGGGAHSPWPGADAVCFHRAPGDVTDMGWPVDPTGLHELLMRYSREAPGLPLVVTENGAAYPDKPGADGTVHDPERIRYLHGHLSAVHRAMADGADVRGYFLWSLLDNFEWAYGYGKRFGAVYVDYDTQARIPKSSAHWYGELARTGVLPDC, from the coding sequence ATGTCCGTCAGCTTTCCGCCCGGCTTCCTGTGGGGCACCGCCACCGCCGCCTACCAGATCGAGGGCGCCGCGCGGGAGGGCGGCCGTACGCCGTCGATCTGGGACACCTTCAGCCATACGCCCGGCAAGGTGGAGAACGGGGACACCGGCGACGTGGCCGTGGACCACTTCCACCGCCGCGCGGACGACGTCCGGCTCATGTCCGGGATGGGCGTCAACGCCTACCGCTTCTCGGTCTCCTGGCCGCGGGTCCAGCCCACGGGCCGCGGCCCGGCCGTCCAGCGCGGTCTCGACTTCTACCGGGCGCTCGTCGACGATCTGCTGGACCACGGGATCACGCCCGTGCTGACGCTCTACCACTGGGACCTGCCGCAGGAGCTGGAGACGGCCGGCGGCTGGCCCGAACGGGACACGGCGCACCGCTTCGCCGACTACGCCCGTATCGTCGCCGACGCGCTGGGCGACCGGGTGGAGCGCTGGACCACGCTCAACGAGCCCTGGTGCAGCGCCTTCCTGGGATACGCCTCGGGGGTGCACGCGCCGGGTCGCACGGATCCCGTGGCCTCGCTCCGTGCCGCGCACCATCTGAACCTGGGCCACGGGCTGGCAGCCCAGGCGCTGCGCACGGCTCTGCCCGCCCGCGGCCAGGTGTCCGTGAGCATCAACCCGAGCGCGGTCAGGGCCAGGAGCGACACGGAGGCCGATCTGGACGCGCGGCGCAGGATCGACGCGCTGGCCAACCGTGTCTTCACCGACCCGTTGCTGCACGGCGCGTACCCCGCGGACCTCCTCGTGGACACGGAACGCCTCACGGACTGGTCCTTCGTCCACGGTGACGACCTGGCCGTCATCCGGCACCCCCTCGACTCACTGGGCATCAACTACTACTCACCGTCCGTTGTATCCGGTGCCACTGACAGTGACGTCCCGCCGGAGCGGAACGACGGCCACGGCGGCGGCGCGCACTCCCCCTGGCCGGGCGCCGACGCGGTCTGCTTCCACCGGGCGCCGGGCGACGTCACGGACATGGGCTGGCCGGTGGACCCGACGGGCCTCCACGAACTGCTGATGCGCTACTCCCGGGAAGCCCCGGGGCTGCCGCTCGTCGTCACCGAGAACGGCGCCGCGTACCCCGACAAGCCGGGCGCCGACGGAACCGTCCACGATCCCGAGCGGATCCGCTACCTCCACGGCCATCTCTCCGCCGTGCACCGCGCGATGGCGGACGGCGCGGACGTCCGGGGCTACTTCCTGTGGTCCCTGCTGGACAACTTCGAGTGGGCGTACGGCTACGGGAAGCGCTTCGGCGCGGTGTACGTCGACTACGACACCCAGGCCCGCATCCCGAAGTCCAGCGCCCACTGGTACGGCGAGCTGGCACGGACGGGGGTGCTCCCCGACTGCTGA
- a CDS encoding carbohydrate ABC transporter permease — translation MLTTTHERAATGPATTPGRPRARAGRHLHGGRITHAVLIVFTLGSLFPLVWTAIAASRNNTRLAQTPPPFWFGGNLFRNLEIAWTDANMGTALLNTTVVAGSVAAGTVVFSTLAGFAFAKLRFRFKNALMLLVIGTMMVPPQLGVVPLYMLIAELSWTDRLQSVILPTLVSAFGVFFMRQYLSEALPTELIEAARVDGASSWRVVWHVVFPAARPAMAVLGMLTFVMAWNDFFWPIIALTQNGSPTVQVALTGLGRGYIPDQSVIMAGALLGTLPLLLAFVLFGRQIVGGIMQGAVKG, via the coding sequence GTGCTGACGACCACTCATGAGCGGGCCGCCACCGGGCCCGCCACCACCCCCGGGCGCCCGCGGGCCCGCGCCGGCAGGCACCTGCACGGCGGGCGCATCACCCATGCCGTACTGATCGTGTTCACCCTGGGCTCGCTCTTCCCCCTGGTGTGGACGGCGATCGCGGCTTCCCGCAACAACACCCGGCTCGCGCAGACGCCCCCGCCCTTCTGGTTCGGCGGCAACCTGTTCAGGAACCTCGAAATCGCCTGGACCGACGCCAACATGGGCACGGCGCTGCTCAACACCACGGTCGTGGCGGGGTCCGTCGCGGCGGGCACCGTGGTCTTCTCGACCCTCGCCGGCTTCGCCTTCGCCAAACTCCGCTTCCGGTTCAAGAACGCCCTGATGCTGCTGGTGATCGGCACGATGATGGTCCCGCCGCAGCTCGGCGTCGTCCCGCTGTACATGCTGATCGCGGAGCTGTCCTGGACCGACCGGCTGCAGTCCGTCATCCTCCCCACGCTCGTCAGCGCCTTCGGCGTGTTCTTCATGCGGCAGTACCTGAGCGAGGCGCTGCCGACGGAGCTGATCGAGGCGGCCCGGGTGGACGGGGCGAGCAGCTGGCGCGTGGTGTGGCACGTGGTCTTCCCGGCCGCCCGGCCCGCGATGGCGGTCCTCGGCATGCTCACCTTCGTGATGGCGTGGAACGACTTCTTCTGGCCGATCATCGCGCTGACGCAGAACGGCAGCCCGACGGTCCAGGTGGCGCTCACCGGGCTGGGGCGCGGCTACATCCCGGACCAGTCTGTGATCATGGCCGGCGCACTGCTGGGCACGCTGCCGCTGCTGCTCGCCTTCGTGCTCTTCGGCAGGCAGATCGTCGGCGGCATCATGCAGGGCGCGGTCAAGGGCTGA
- a CDS encoding carbohydrate ABC transporter permease — protein MTGTAGDPAATAPSREEGAAPARRPPDRETAAAGRRRERRSRWYRRDVRWSPYAFVAPFFLFFAAFGLFPLLYTGWASLHRVELTAPTDMEWVGLRNFARLLEDEFFWNALKNTFTIGIISTVPQLLIALVIAHLLNYRLRGSMFFRVAALTPYATSVAAATLVFVLMFGRDYGMINWALGLAGIDPVDWQNGEWTSQIAVSTIVIWRWTGYNALIYLAAMQAIPNDLYESAALDGASRRQQFVHVTVPSLRPTILFTCVVSTIGATQLFGEPLLFNGGAGATGGSDHQFQTLGLYLYEQGWVNLHLGRASAIAWTMFLILLLIGAVNWLLVRRLRESA, from the coding sequence GTGACCGGCACGGCCGGTGACCCGGCTGCCACCGCGCCCTCCCGGGAGGAGGGCGCGGCCCCGGCGCGGCGGCCCCCCGACCGTGAGACCGCCGCGGCCGGGCGGCGCCGGGAGCGGCGCAGCCGCTGGTACCGGCGGGATGTGCGGTGGAGCCCGTACGCGTTCGTCGCCCCCTTCTTCCTGTTCTTCGCGGCCTTCGGGCTCTTTCCCCTGCTCTACACCGGCTGGGCGTCGCTGCACCGGGTGGAGCTGACGGCCCCGACGGACATGGAGTGGGTGGGCCTGCGGAACTTCGCGCGGCTGCTCGAGGACGAGTTCTTCTGGAACGCGCTGAAGAACACGTTCACCATCGGGATCATCTCCACGGTTCCGCAACTGCTGATCGCCCTGGTCATCGCGCATCTGCTCAACTACAGGCTGCGCGGCTCGATGTTCTTCCGGGTCGCGGCGCTCACCCCGTACGCCACGTCCGTCGCGGCGGCCACGCTCGTCTTCGTCCTGATGTTCGGCCGGGACTACGGGATGATCAACTGGGCGCTGGGGCTGGCCGGGATCGACCCGGTCGACTGGCAGAACGGCGAGTGGACCTCGCAGATCGCGGTCTCCACGATCGTCATCTGGCGCTGGACCGGCTACAACGCGCTCATCTACCTGGCGGCGATGCAGGCGATCCCGAACGACCTGTACGAGTCCGCGGCGCTCGACGGGGCCTCCCGCCGGCAGCAGTTCGTCCATGTGACCGTCCCGTCGCTGCGGCCGACGATCCTCTTCACGTGTGTCGTGTCGACGATCGGCGCGACCCAGCTCTTCGGCGAGCCGCTGCTGTTCAACGGCGGCGCCGGGGCCACGGGCGGCTCCGACCACCAGTTCCAGACGCTCGGGCTCTATCTGTACGAGCAGGGCTGGGTGAACCTCCATCTCGGCCGGGCGTCGGCGATCGCCTGGACGATGTTCCTGATCCTGCTGCTGATCGGCGCGGTGAACTGGCTGCTCGTCCGCCGGCTCCGCGAGAGCGCCTAG
- a CDS encoding ABC transporter substrate-binding protein: protein MRRTVILAVVAALGAGLLAGCAEDGEEPGGSSANGGGGGKGKTTITVGVFGAFGLKEAGLYDEYMKLHKDIEIKQTSIERNENYYPQLLTHLGSGSGLADIQAVEVNNIAEITATQADKLVDLGKTEGVSKDAFLPWKWAQGTSKDGKTVGLGTDIGPQGICYRKDLFAKAGLPTDREAVGKLWAGDWNKYLAAGKQFKAKAPEGTAFVDSASGVMAAITGSSAERFYDANGEVVYKTNPAVKEAWDIAAAFATEGLTGRLQQFTPAWDQGYANGAFATVSCPAWMLGYIQDKGGAAGKDKWDVASAPKPSNWGGSFLIVPEAGTNKTEAAKLAAWLTAPEQQAKLFEKRGSFPSAKAAYSLPVVSGAEHDYFGGAPIGEIFSRAAEGIPVTIIGPKDLVIAQNLADVGMLQVDQKGRSSKEGWDAAVKAIDNALDQ from the coding sequence ATGCGCAGGACCGTAATCCTGGCGGTCGTCGCGGCGCTCGGCGCCGGGCTGCTGGCCGGCTGTGCCGAGGACGGCGAGGAACCCGGCGGCAGCTCCGCGAACGGCGGGGGCGGCGGCAAGGGCAAGACCACGATCACCGTAGGGGTCTTCGGGGCCTTCGGCCTCAAGGAGGCCGGGCTCTACGACGAATACATGAAGCTCCACAAGGACATCGAGATCAAGCAGACCTCGATCGAGCGGAACGAGAACTACTACCCGCAACTGCTCACCCATCTGGGGAGCGGCAGCGGGCTGGCCGACATCCAGGCCGTCGAGGTCAACAACATCGCCGAGATCACGGCCACCCAGGCGGACAAACTCGTCGACCTCGGCAAGACCGAAGGCGTCAGCAAGGACGCCTTCCTGCCGTGGAAGTGGGCACAGGGCACGTCCAAGGACGGGAAGACCGTCGGACTCGGCACGGACATCGGCCCCCAGGGCATCTGCTACCGCAAGGACCTCTTCGCCAAGGCCGGTCTCCCGACGGACCGCGAGGCCGTCGGCAAGCTCTGGGCCGGCGACTGGAACAAGTACCTGGCCGCCGGCAAGCAGTTCAAGGCCAAGGCTCCCGAGGGCACCGCCTTCGTGGACTCCGCCTCCGGGGTCATGGCCGCGATCACCGGCAGCAGCGCCGAACGGTTCTACGACGCCAACGGCGAGGTCGTGTACAAGACAAACCCGGCCGTGAAGGAGGCCTGGGACATCGCCGCCGCCTTCGCCACCGAGGGACTGACGGGCAGGCTCCAGCAGTTCACGCCCGCCTGGGACCAGGGCTACGCCAACGGCGCGTTCGCCACGGTCTCCTGCCCGGCGTGGATGCTCGGCTACATCCAGGACAAGGGCGGCGCGGCCGGAAAGGACAAGTGGGACGTCGCGTCCGCGCCGAAGCCCAGCAACTGGGGCGGCTCGTTCCTGATCGTCCCCGAGGCGGGCACGAACAAGACCGAGGCGGCGAAGCTCGCGGCCTGGCTGACCGCACCCGAGCAGCAGGCGAAGCTCTTCGAGAAGCGCGGCAGCTTCCCGAGCGCCAAGGCCGCGTACTCGCTGCCCGTCGTGTCCGGCGCCGAGCACGACTACTTCGGGGGCGCGCCGATCGGCGAGATCTTCTCCCGGGCCGCCGAAGGCATCCCGGTCACGATCATCGGCCCGAAGGACCTGGTGATCGCCCAGAACCTGGCCGACGTCGGCATGCTCCAGGTCGACCAGAAGGGCCGGTCGTCCAAGGAAGGCTGGGACGCCGCCGTGAAGGCCATCGACAACGCGCTCGACCAGTGA
- a CDS encoding LacI family DNA-binding transcriptional regulator codes for MVDRRNADFPVGGAARAASHGGARASGRSGGRPTLEEVAARAGVGRGTVSRVINGSPRVSEATRAAVEAAVAELGYVPNRAARSLAANRNDAIALVVPEPEARFFAEPYFSDIVRGVGAALADTDMQLLLTFAGSDRERRRLADYLAAGRVDGVLLVSVHADDPLPDLLEQLGIPAVISGRRSACDPLAAVDSDNTGGARAAVAHLLSRGRRNIATITGRLDVYGAQCRLDGYRAALAESGATADERLVAPADFTEEGGRLAMRALLDRRPSLDAVFAASDVMAAGARQVLREAGRSIPDDVALVGFDDSAVARHMDPALTSVRQPIEEMGRTMAGLLLREIADRSGPDRPRIILPTELVVRDSS; via the coding sequence ATGGTGGATCGCCGGAATGCCGATTTCCCCGTGGGGGGCGCTGCGCGCGCCGCGTCCCACGGAGGGGCGAGGGCTTCGGGCCGCAGCGGGGGCAGACCGACGCTCGAGGAGGTCGCCGCACGGGCCGGCGTCGGCCGCGGCACCGTCTCCCGGGTGATCAACGGGTCGCCCCGGGTGAGCGAGGCGACCCGCGCCGCCGTCGAGGCGGCCGTCGCCGAACTCGGTTACGTTCCCAACCGCGCCGCCCGCTCACTCGCCGCCAACCGCAACGACGCCATCGCGCTCGTCGTCCCCGAGCCCGAGGCCCGGTTCTTCGCGGAGCCGTACTTCTCCGACATCGTGCGCGGTGTCGGCGCGGCTCTCGCCGACACCGACATGCAACTGCTCCTCACCTTCGCGGGTTCGGACCGCGAACGCCGGAGACTGGCCGACTACCTCGCGGCCGGCCGGGTGGACGGTGTGCTGCTGGTGTCGGTGCACGCCGACGACCCGCTGCCCGATCTGCTGGAACAACTGGGGATCCCGGCCGTCATCAGTGGCCGCCGCTCGGCCTGCGACCCCCTCGCCGCGGTCGACTCCGACAACACCGGGGGCGCCCGCGCGGCCGTCGCCCATCTGCTGTCCCGCGGGCGCCGGAACATCGCGACGATCACGGGGCGGCTCGACGTCTACGGTGCCCAGTGCCGTCTCGACGGATACCGGGCCGCCCTCGCGGAGTCGGGTGCCACGGCCGACGAGCGGCTGGTGGCGCCGGCCGACTTCACCGAGGAGGGAGGGCGGCTGGCCATGCGCGCGCTGCTCGACCGGCGCCCTTCGCTGGACGCGGTCTTCGCCGCCTCCGACGTCATGGCCGCCGGCGCCCGCCAGGTGCTGCGCGAGGCGGGTCGGAGCATCCCCGACGACGTGGCCCTGGTCGGCTTCGACGACTCCGCGGTAGCCCGCCACATGGACCCGGCCCTCACCAGCGTCCGCCAGCCGATCGAGGAGATGGGCCGCACCATGGCCGGCCTCCTCCTCCGCGAGATCGCCGACCGCAGCGGCCCGGACCGGCCGAGGATCATCCTGCCGACGGAGCTGGTGGTCAGGGACTCGTCCTGA
- a CDS encoding DUF6879 family protein, producing MVRIIDEPPTDGQRFLMATAAGNVAAGEDIRVLPRAEAVRLALPDFDFWLFDSRTLVRMHIDDTDTTVGVELVEDQAQVLAACRARDAAWPLAVPTAEVWAQVRSSV from the coding sequence ATGGTGCGGATCATCGACGAGCCGCCCACAGACGGGCAGCGGTTCCTCATGGCCACCGCGGCCGGCAACGTCGCCGCGGGCGAGGACATCCGTGTCCTGCCCCGAGCGGAAGCCGTACGCCTCGCCCTGCCGGACTTCGACTTCTGGCTGTTCGACTCCCGGACCTTGGTCCGCATGCACATCGACGACACGGACACCACGGTCGGCGTCGAGCTCGTCGAGGACCAGGCCCAGGTGCTCGCCGCCTGCCGAGCCCGAGACGCCGCCTGGCCCCTGGCAGTCCCTACTGCTGAGGTCTGGGCACAGGTACGTTCGTCTGTGTGA
- a CDS encoding phage portal protein, whose translation MASTIGLSLTSTKFGLQRFQDGAHPNALLVNSESNLDEDQAAKVKQKFLAALRGTREPVVYGKGWDYKPLQIAPEESQFLETQKYSQAECARIFGPGIAEILGYGSGSMTYSHIVDRDISLLKYAVGKWGRRTERFLSQFLPRPQYVKLNRDALLETNTMQRYLAHASALGSNWATINEVRALEEPSNRPSGEIRRAPAVSSAAAGVSPTRPIELALPCHSLPSSRTGPRAVPRAARPQVDPASSRVERATA comes from the coding sequence GTGGCGTCCACCATCGGGCTGTCCCTGACGTCGACCAAGTTCGGGCTCCAGCGGTTCCAGGACGGCGCGCACCCGAACGCGCTGCTGGTCAACTCCGAGTCGAACCTCGATGAGGACCAGGCCGCCAAGGTGAAGCAGAAGTTCCTGGCGGCGCTGCGCGGCACCCGGGAGCCGGTGGTATACGGCAAGGGCTGGGACTACAAGCCCCTGCAGATCGCACCCGAGGAGAGCCAGTTCCTGGAGACCCAGAAGTACAGCCAGGCGGAGTGCGCTCGCATCTTCGGCCCGGGCATCGCGGAGATCCTCGGCTACGGCTCCGGATCGATGACCTACTCGCACATCGTTGACCGGGACATCAGCCTGCTGAAGTACGCGGTTGGCAAGTGGGGCCGCCGCACCGAGAGGTTCCTGTCCCAGTTCCTGCCGCGGCCCCAGTACGTGAAGCTCAATCGCGACGCGCTGCTGGAGACGAACACCATGCAGCGGTACCTCGCGCACGCCTCGGCCCTCGGAAGCAACTGGGCAACGATCAACGAGGTGCGTGCGCTGGAGGAACCGTCCAACCGGCCGAGTGGAGAGATTCGTCGGGCTCCCGCGGTCAGCTCCGCGGCAGCCGGCGTCTCACCCACTCGACCGATCGAGCTCGCCTTGCCCTGTCACTCGCTTCCGAGCTCACGTACAGGGCCACGTGCCGTTCCGCGGGCCGCACGTCCTCAGGTGGATCCCGCTTCTTCCCGGGTGGAACGCGCAACCGCGTGA